The Lacrimispora xylanolytica genome has a segment encoding these proteins:
- the nusG gene encoding transcription termination/antitermination protein NusG, with protein MSEANWYVVHTYSGYENKVKVDIEKTIENRNLQDQILEVSVPLESVIELKNGVEKKADKKMFPGYVLIHMVMNDDTWYVVRNTRGVTGFVGPGSKPVPLTEEEMEKLGFRNEEVIVGFEVGDTVVVTSGAWKDTVGAIKSINEGKKTITINVEMFGRETPVELNFSEIKKM; from the coding sequence ATGTCAGAAGCAAATTGGTATGTAGTCCATACCTATTCAGGTTATGAGAACAAAGTAAAAGTCGATATTGAAAAAACAATCGAGAACAGAAACCTGCAGGATCAGATTCTGGAAGTATCGGTACCTCTTGAGTCCGTCATTGAGCTTAAAAATGGCGTGGAGAAAAAGGCCGATAAAAAGATGTTTCCCGGCTATGTACTGATTCACATGGTCATGAATGATGACACATGGTATGTGGTACGTAATACCCGAGGAGTGACAGGCTTTGTAGGTCCTGGATCAAAACCAGTTCCTCTGACAGAAGAAGAGATGGAGAAACTTGGATTCAGAAACGAAGAGGTCATTGTTGGCTTTGAAGTGGGAGATACCGTAGTGGTAACTTCCGGTGCATGGAAGGATACTGTTGGTGCCATCAAGTCCATCAACGAAGGTAAGAAAACCATCACCATCAATGTTGAGATGTTTGGCCGGGAGACTCCGGTGGAACTGAATTTCAGCGAGATAAAGAAGATGTAA
- the secE gene encoding preprotein translocase subunit SecE, which produces MGDTVNNEGAQKRSFFKGLKAEFHKIVWPDKDTVTKQTIAVVSASIALGLVIAIIDLIIKFGLSFIL; this is translated from the coding sequence ATGGGAGATACAGTGAACAACGAGGGCGCTCAGAAGAGAAGCTTTTTTAAAGGTTTAAAAGCTGAGTTTCATAAAATCGTTTGGCCTGACAAAGATACCGTAACGAAACAGACAATTGCTGTTGTATCAGCATCGATTGCTTTAGGACTGGTTATTGCGATTATTGATCTGATCATCAAGTTCGGTCTCAGTTTTATCTTATAA
- the rplA gene encoding 50S ribosomal protein L1: MKKGKRYVEAAKTVDRTVLYDAPVAISLVKKNASAKFDETIEAHIRTGCDGRHADQQIRGAVVLPHGTGKTVRILVFAKGPKADEALAAGADYVGAEELIPKIQNEGWLEFDVVVATPDMMGVVGRLGRVLGPKGLMPNPKAGTVTMDVTKAINDIKAGKVEYRLDKTNIIHVPVGKASFTEDQLADNFQTLVDAIVKAKPSTVKGAYLKSVTLASTMGPGVKLNVAKLMN; encoded by the coding sequence ATGAAAAAAGGAAAAAGATACGTAGAAGCAGCTAAGACAGTAGACCGTACTGTCCTCTACGATGCACCAGTAGCAATCTCTTTAGTAAAGAAGAATGCAAGTGCTAAATTTGATGAAACCATTGAAGCTCATATCAGAACCGGTTGTGACGGACGTCACGCAGACCAGCAGATCCGTGGTGCCGTTGTACTTCCACACGGTACAGGAAAAACTGTTCGTATCTTAGTTTTCGCTAAGGGACCTAAGGCTGACGAAGCTTTAGCTGCAGGCGCAGACTATGTTGGAGCTGAGGAATTAATTCCGAAGATCCAGAACGAAGGCTGGTTGGAGTTTGATGTAGTTGTTGCTACACCAGACATGATGGGTGTTGTTGGTCGTTTAGGACGTGTCCTTGGACCAAAAGGCTTAATGCCAAACCCAAAAGCTGGTACCGTTACTATGGACGTAACCAAGGCAATCAACGATATCAAAGCTGGTAAGGTTGAGTATAGACTTGATAAAACAAATATTATCCACGTGCCAGTTGGAAAAGCTTCTTTCACAGAAGATCAGTTAGCGGACAACTTCCAGACGCTTGTTGATGCAATCGTTAAAGCAAAACCAAGTACAGTTAAGGGTGCTTACTTAAAGAGCGTAACTCTGGCTTCCACTATGGGACCTGGCGTTAAGCTTAACGTAGCAAAGTTAATGAACTAA
- a CDS encoding ATP-dependent RecD-like DNA helicase, with translation MATVCGFVERIKYRNEDNGYTVLSLVNEGEEYTLVGNFHYISEGEMVEAVGAMTEHPVYGEQMTVETYEIKTPEDTAAMERYLGSGAIKGVGAALAARIVKRFKADTFRIMEEEPERLSEVKGVSEKMAMAISQQVEQKKEMRQAMMFLQEYGISMNLAAKIYQEYGPRLYGIIKENPYQMADDIPGVGFKMADEIARKVGIFTDSDFRIKCGVLYSLLQATSNGHTYLPEEELLCQASELLKVDRQLIEKHLMDMQLDKRLVIRETDGRRVVYASQYYYMELNSAKMLHDLNIRGQMPEGEIRTKLLKIQKEEQIELDEKQVKAVVEAVNSGLLIITGGPGTGKTTTINTIIRFFESEEMEILLAAPTGRAAKRMTEATGYEARTIHRLLELSGAPGDDRSASMHFERNEENPLDADAVIIDETSMVDIHLMQSLLKAINPGTRLILVGDVNQLPSVGPGNVLRDMIDSECFNVVMLTKIFRQATQSDIVVNAHKINGGEVIPLGKKSNDFLFIKREDPNTIINAMITLVQQKLPDYVHADTFDIQIMTPMRKGAMGVERLNTILQEFLNPPSEDKPQKETPGTIYRVGDKVMQIKNNYNIEWEVRNKYGIPVDKGTGIYNGDMGIIREINSFAELITVEFDEGRLVEYSYKQLEELELAYAITIHKSQGSEYPAVVIPVFSGPRMLMTRNLIYTAVTRAKSCVCLVGIPEIFQEMVNNETEQRRYSGLKDRICEINHLS, from the coding sequence ATGGCAACTGTCTGCGGATTTGTAGAGAGAATTAAATACAGGAACGAAGATAACGGCTATACGGTCTTAAGTCTCGTAAATGAAGGCGAAGAATATACCCTTGTAGGTAATTTTCATTACATAAGCGAGGGGGAGATGGTGGAAGCGGTTGGTGCCATGACCGAGCATCCGGTCTACGGCGAACAGATGACGGTGGAAACCTATGAGATCAAGACACCGGAGGATACCGCTGCCATGGAACGGTATCTGGGGTCCGGGGCCATTAAGGGAGTAGGAGCGGCTTTAGCTGCAAGAATTGTCAAGCGCTTTAAAGCGGATACCTTCCGCATTATGGAGGAGGAGCCGGAGCGGCTTTCTGAGGTCAAGGGAGTCAGCGAAAAGATGGCAATGGCCATTTCCCAGCAGGTGGAGCAGAAAAAGGAGATGCGTCAGGCTATGATGTTTCTCCAGGAGTATGGAATATCCATGAATCTGGCTGCAAAAATCTATCAGGAATACGGCCCCAGACTCTATGGAATTATTAAGGAAAATCCTTACCAGATGGCAGATGATATTCCGGGCGTGGGATTTAAGATGGCAGATGAGATTGCCAGAAAGGTAGGCATTTTCACGGATTCCGATTTCCGGATCAAGTGCGGAGTGCTCTACAGTCTTTTACAGGCCACGTCAAATGGTCACACCTATCTTCCGGAAGAGGAGCTTCTCTGCCAGGCCTCAGAGCTTCTTAAGGTGGATCGCCAGCTGATTGAAAAGCATCTTATGGACATGCAGCTTGATAAACGCCTGGTCATCAGAGAGACTGACGGCAGGCGGGTGGTCTATGCTTCCCAGTATTACTATATGGAACTAAACTCCGCCAAGATGCTTCACGACCTTAATATACGGGGACAGATGCCGGAGGGTGAGATACGGACCAAGCTGTTAAAAATACAGAAGGAAGAGCAGATCGAGCTTGACGAAAAGCAGGTAAAGGCTGTGGTGGAGGCCGTAAACAGCGGTCTTTTAATCATCACCGGAGGACCTGGAACCGGTAAGACCACAACCATTAATACCATAATCCGCTTCTTTGAAAGCGAGGAGATGGAAATCCTTCTGGCAGCGCCTACAGGACGTGCGGCCAAACGAATGACAGAGGCGACCGGCTATGAAGCCAGAACCATTCACAGGCTTTTAGAGCTGTCCGGTGCACCGGGAGATGATCGATCTGCCTCCATGCATTTTGAACGGAACGAGGAAAATCCCCTGGATGCAGATGCAGTTATCATAGACGAAACCTCCATGGTGGATATCCATTTGATGCAGTCCCTCCTAAAGGCAATAAACCCTGGAACCAGACTGATCCTGGTGGGTGACGTAAACCAGCTTCCAAGCGTGGGACCGGGTAATGTGCTTCGGGATATGATAGACTCTGAGTGCTTTAATGTGGTCATGCTGACAAAGATCTTCCGTCAGGCCACCCAGAGCGATATCGTGGTCAATGCCCATAAAATCAATGGGGGAGAGGTCATTCCCTTGGGAAAGAAAAGCAATGATTTCCTTTTCATCAAACGGGAAGACCCCAATACCATTATTAATGCAATGATTACTCTGGTGCAGCAAAAGCTGCCGGATTATGTTCATGCAGACACCTTTGACATCCAGATTATGACCCCTATGAGAAAAGGGGCCATGGGAGTAGAACGGCTTAACACTATTTTACAGGAGTTTTTAAACCCTCCTTCCGAGGACAAGCCACAGAAGGAGACTCCAGGAACCATCTACCGGGTGGGCGATAAGGTCATGCAGATTAAAAATAATTACAACATTGAATGGGAAGTACGGAACAAGTACGGAATTCCTGTGGACAAAGGAACCGGAATCTATAATGGAGATATGGGAATTATCCGGGAGATCAACAGCTTTGCAGAGCTTATTACCGTTGAATTCGACGAGGGAAGGCTGGTAGAATACAGCTACAAGCAGCTGGAAGAGCTGGAGCTTGCTTACGCCATCACCATTCACAAATCCCAGGGAAGTGAGTACCCAGCCGTGGTGATTCCTGTATTTTCAGGCCCCCGGATGCTGATGACCCGAAATTTAATCTATACCGCAGTCACCCGGGCAAAGTCCTGTGTGTGTCTTGTGGGAATCCCTGAGATCTTTCAGGAAATGGTAAATAACGAAACAGAACAGCGCAGATATTCCGGCCTTAAGGACCGGATCTGTGAAATCAATCACCTTTCATGA
- the rfbA gene encoding glucose-1-phosphate thymidylyltransferase RfbA, whose amino-acid sequence MKGIILAGGSGTRLYPLTMVTSKQLLPIYDKPMIYYPLSVLMNAGIRDILIISTPDDTPRFEALLGDGAQFGIQLSYAVQPSPDGLAQAFIIGEEFIGDDSVAMILGDNIFAGHGLTKRLLNAANKKDGATVFGYYVDDPERFGIVEFNSDGKAISIEEKPEKPKSNYCVTGLYFYDNKVVEYAKNLKPSARGELEITDLNRIYLEDGQLDVELLGQGFTWLDTGTHESLVDATNFVRTMETHQHRKIACLEEIAYLNHWITKDQLMTSIEPLKKNQYGQYLMDVLAGKYIDKL is encoded by the coding sequence ATGAAGGGAATTATTCTTGCCGGGGGTTCCGGCACCAGACTTTACCCGCTGACCATGGTAACATCAAAGCAGCTTCTGCCTATCTATGACAAGCCAATGATCTATTATCCCTTATCCGTGCTTATGAATGCAGGGATTCGTGATATCCTGATCATCTCTACCCCAGATGACACTCCAAGGTTTGAAGCACTTTTAGGAGACGGAGCTCAGTTTGGCATCCAGTTATCCTACGCGGTACAGCCATCTCCAGATGGTCTTGCTCAGGCATTTATCATTGGAGAGGAATTTATCGGTGATGACAGCGTTGCCATGATATTAGGCGACAACATCTTTGCAGGCCATGGCCTCACCAAGCGCTTATTAAACGCTGCCAACAAAAAAGACGGAGCTACTGTATTCGGCTACTATGTGGATGATCCGGAACGCTTTGGTATTGTGGAATTTAATTCAGACGGAAAGGCTATTTCTATTGAAGAGAAGCCAGAGAAGCCAAAGAGCAACTACTGTGTTACAGGACTTTATTTCTACGATAATAAAGTCGTGGAATATGCAAAGAACTTAAAGCCATCGGCTAGAGGAGAGCTTGAGATCACGGATCTGAACCGCATTTATCTGGAAGACGGCCAGCTTGATGTGGAACTGTTAGGTCAGGGCTTTACCTGGCTGGATACAGGAACTCATGAATCCCTGGTAGATGCCACAAACTTCGTGCGCACCATGGAAACTCATCAGCATAGAAAGATTGCCTGCCTGGAAGAAATCGCATACTTAAACCACTGGATTACAAAGGATCAGCTTATGACAAGCATTGAGCCTTTAAAGAAGAACCAGTACGGACAGTATCTAATGGATGTCCTTGCCGGAAAATATATCGATAAACTGTAG
- the rfbD gene encoding dTDP-4-dehydrorhamnose reductase: MKVLVTGVKGQLGFDVVNELLKRGHEAIGVDIEEMDITDEESVNRVIKAAAPDAVIHCAAYTAVDAAEDNVDICRKVNATGTGYIAKVCKDLDIKMMYISTDYVFNGQGTRPWEPDDVREPLNIYGQTKYEGELLVEETLDKFFTVRIAWVFGVNGKNFIKTMLNLGKTRDKLTVVADQIGSPTYTYDLARLLVDMIETDKYGRYHATNEGLCSWYDFACEIFKQAGMNVSVEPVGSDQFPVKAKRPMNSRMNKDKLTENGFVPLPSWQDALARYLTEIEY; encoded by the coding sequence ATGAAAGTATTAGTAACTGGCGTAAAAGGCCAGCTTGGATTTGACGTTGTAAACGAACTTTTAAAGCGGGGACATGAAGCCATTGGTGTTGACATTGAAGAAATGGATATCACCGATGAGGAGAGTGTGAACCGTGTCATAAAAGCAGCAGCTCCAGACGCCGTGATTCACTGTGCCGCCTACACTGCTGTTGATGCAGCAGAGGACAATGTGGACATTTGCCGGAAGGTAAATGCAACAGGCACCGGATACATCGCCAAAGTATGTAAGGATTTAGATATTAAGATGATGTACATCAGTACGGATTATGTATTTAACGGCCAGGGAACCCGCCCGTGGGAGCCAGATGATGTAAGAGAGCCGCTGAATATTTATGGTCAGACCAAATACGAAGGAGAGCTTTTGGTAGAAGAAACTCTTGATAAGTTCTTTACTGTTCGTATTGCCTGGGTGTTCGGTGTGAATGGAAAGAACTTTATTAAGACCATGCTGAACCTTGGAAAGACCAGAGATAAGCTTACGGTGGTAGCTGACCAGATCGGTTCCCCTACCTATACGTATGACCTTGCCCGTCTTTTGGTGGATATGATCGAGACTGACAAGTACGGCCGCTATCATGCCACCAACGAAGGACTTTGCAGCTGGTACGACTTTGCCTGTGAGATTTTTAAGCAGGCTGGGATGAATGTTTCTGTAGAGCCTGTAGGCTCAGACCAGTTTCCGGTCAAGGCAAAACGGCCGATGAACAGCCGTATGAACAAGGATAAGCTGACAGAAAACGGCTTTGTCCCCCTTCCTTCCTGGCAGGATGCACTTGCCCGGTATTTGACGGAAATCGAGTATTAA
- the rplK gene encoding 50S ribosomal protein L11, whose amino-acid sequence MAKKVTGYIKLQIPAGKATPAPPVGPALGQHGVNIVQFTKEFNARTADQGDLIIPVVITVYADRSFSFITKTPPAAVLLKKACKLKSGSAVPNKTKVATISKAELQKIAELKMPDLNAASVEAAMSMIAGTARSMGITVEEA is encoded by the coding sequence ATGGCAAAGAAAGTAACAGGATATATCAAATTGCAGATTCCAGCAGGAAAGGCTACACCAGCTCCTCCTGTAGGTCCAGCTCTTGGACAGCATGGTGTAAACATCGTTCAGTTTACAAAGGAATTTAACGCAAGAACAGCTGATCAGGGTGATTTAATCATTCCAGTCGTTATCACTGTTTATGCTGACAGAAGCTTCAGCTTCATCACAAAGACTCCACCAGCTGCTGTATTGTTAAAGAAAGCTTGCAAGCTTAAATCCGGATCCGCAGTTCCGAATAAGACAAAAGTAGCTACGATTTCCAAAGCTGAATTACAGAAGATTGCTGAACTTAAGATGCCTGACTTAAACGCTGCATCTGTAGAAGCAGCTATGAGCATGATCGCTGGTACCGCAAGAAGTATGGGTATCACCGTTGAAGAGGCTTAA
- a CDS encoding ComF family protein → MNPSFFVDLLFPRRCPVCDDIVMPKGRLICPACFKKLSFVKGPVCKKCGKEVMSENIEYCFDCVRHKRSFDYGLALLNYDETAKSSMIKIKYKNRREYLDFYGEGIAARYEKQIRRMNAGVLVPIPVHPKRERERGFNQAEVLANKVGKALDLPVASGMLLRNKNTMPQKGLDPNERLKNLEAAFVPGERKPGIEGAILMDDIYTTGSTMEACTRALKKAGIKRIYFLTICIGRGY, encoded by the coding sequence ATGAATCCTTCTTTTTTTGTCGATCTTCTTTTTCCCAGGCGATGCCCTGTCTGTGATGATATTGTTATGCCAAAAGGCCGGCTCATTTGCCCGGCATGTTTTAAAAAGCTATCCTTTGTCAAAGGTCCTGTATGTAAAAAATGCGGCAAGGAAGTCATGAGTGAAAACATAGAATACTGCTTCGACTGCGTCAGGCACAAACGATCCTTTGATTATGGTCTGGCTCTTCTTAATTATGATGAAACGGCCAAAAGTTCCATGATAAAGATAAAATATAAAAACAGACGGGAGTACCTGGATTTTTATGGGGAAGGCATTGCAGCCCGTTATGAAAAGCAGATACGCCGGATGAATGCCGGTGTATTAGTCCCGATTCCTGTTCACCCTAAAAGAGAAAGAGAACGGGGCTTTAATCAGGCCGAAGTGCTGGCAAATAAGGTGGGGAAAGCCTTAGACCTTCCGGTGGCTTCCGGGATGCTTCTTAGAAATAAAAACACCATGCCTCAAAAGGGCCTGGATCCTAACGAGCGGCTTAAGAATCTGGAGGCGGCCTTTGTGCCTGGAGAAAGAAAACCAGGAATAGAAGGAGCTATATTAATGGATGACATTTATACCACAGGAAGTACCATGGAGGCTTGCACCAGAGCGTTGAAAAAAGCAGGAATTAAGAGGATATATTTCCTCACAATTTGTATTGGACGAGGGTATTAG
- the rfbB gene encoding dTDP-glucose 4,6-dehydratase: MKIIVTGGAGFIGGNFVHHMVNKYPDYQIINLDLLTYAGNLETLKPVEDKPNYKFIKGDIADRDFVFQLFENEKPDIIVNFAAESHVDRSITDPEAFVRTNVMGTTTLLDACRTYGIKRYHQVSTDEVYGDLPLDRPDLFFTEETPLHTSSPYSSSKASADLFVLAYQRTFGLPVTISRCSNNYGPYHFPEKLIPLIISRALADEELPVYGTGENVRDWLHVSDHCEAIDLIIHKGKEGEVYNVGGHNERTNLEVVKTILEALDKPESLIKYVKDRPGHDRRYAIDPKKLETELGWKPKYNFDTGIRQTIQWYLDNEDWWKHIINGEYQGYFDTMYGNRL, encoded by the coding sequence ATGAAAATCATCGTTACAGGCGGAGCCGGATTCATCGGCGGAAATTTCGTACATCACATGGTAAATAAATACCCGGATTACCAGATCATTAATTTAGATCTTTTAACATACGCAGGAAACTTGGAAACCTTAAAGCCAGTGGAGGATAAGCCGAATTATAAGTTTATCAAAGGTGACATTGCAGACAGAGATTTTGTATTCCAGCTTTTCGAGAATGAAAAGCCAGATATCATCGTAAACTTTGCAGCAGAGAGCCATGTAGACCGCTCCATTACCGATCCGGAAGCATTTGTAAGAACCAATGTAATGGGAACTACAACCTTACTTGATGCCTGCCGTACCTATGGCATTAAGCGCTACCATCAGGTTTCTACCGATGAAGTATACGGCGACCTTCCATTAGACCGCCCTGACTTATTCTTTACCGAGGAAACCCCTCTTCACACCTCAAGCCCTTATTCATCCTCAAAGGCAAGTGCGGATTTATTTGTTCTGGCATACCAGAGAACCTTTGGACTTCCGGTTACTATTTCCAGATGCTCCAATAACTACGGCCCTTACCATTTCCCAGAGAAGCTCATTCCGCTGATCATCAGCCGTGCTCTTGCAGATGAAGAGCTTCCGGTATACGGAACAGGTGAGAATGTAAGAGACTGGCTTCATGTATCAGACCACTGCGAAGCCATTGATTTAATCATCCACAAAGGAAAAGAAGGAGAAGTCTACAACGTAGGCGGACACAACGAGCGCACCAATCTGGAAGTGGTAAAAACCATTCTGGAAGCTCTTGATAAACCAGAAAGCCTGATTAAATATGTAAAAGACCGTCCAGGTCATGACAGACGTTATGCCATTGATCCTAAGAAGTTGGAAACAGAGCTTGGCTGGAAGCCAAAATATAACTTTGACACCGGAATCCGTCAGACCATTCAGTGGTATCTGGATAATGAAGACTGGTGGAAACATATTATAAATGGAGAGTATCAGGGTTATTTCGACACAATGTACGGAAACCGTTTATAA
- a CDS encoding GNAT family N-acetyltransferase → MIIRTAEEKDMPELLAIYNYEVEHGFATFDLTPKTLEERMVWFREHNIGNHPLIIAEEDGKAVGYASLSSYRPKEAYKTTVELSIYISRDYRRKGIAGKLASSIIEIARERDDVHTVISVITGGNEASILLHEHLGFEYCGTMKEMGMKFGKMLDIINYQLMV, encoded by the coding sequence ATGATAATTAGAACTGCCGAAGAAAAGGATATGCCAGAGTTACTGGCCATCTATAATTACGAAGTAGAGCATGGATTTGCCACCTTTGATTTAACTCCTAAGACCTTGGAAGAGAGAATGGTATGGTTTCGCGAACATAATATAGGAAACCATCCCCTCATTATAGCAGAAGAAGACGGAAAGGCGGTAGGCTATGCAAGTCTTTCCTCTTACCGACCCAAGGAAGCTTATAAAACGACTGTGGAGCTGTCCATTTATATAAGCAGAGACTACAGACGGAAAGGAATCGCAGGAAAGCTGGCTTCTTCTATAATAGAGATTGCAAGGGAAAGAGATGATGTGCACACCGTTATTTCTGTTATTACGGGTGGAAATGAGGCCAGCATTCTTCTTCATGAGCATCTGGGCTTTGAATACTGCGGTACCATGAAAGAAATGGGAATGAAATTCGGCAAAATGCTTGATATTATAAATTACCAGCTCATGGTATAG
- the rpmG gene encoding 50S ribosomal protein L33 has translation MRTKITLACTECKQRNYNMTKDKKTHPDRMETKKYCKFCKSHTMHKETK, from the coding sequence GTGCGCACAAAAATCACACTGGCATGTACAGAATGCAAACAGCGTAATTACAATATGACCAAGGATAAGAAGACTCATCCGGACAGAATGGAAACTAAGAAGTACTGTAAGTTCTGTAAGAGCCATACAATGCACAAGGAAACAAAGTAA
- a CDS encoding rod shape-determining protein produces MMSNDIGIDLGTASILVYIKGKGVVLKEPSVVAIDRDTNKIKAIGEEARLMIGRTPGNIVAVRPLRQGVISDYTVTEKMLKYFINKAVGKKTLRKPRISVCIPSGATEVEKKAVEDATYQAGAREVSIIEEPVAAAIGAGIDISKACGNMIVDIGGGTSDIAVISLGGTVVSTSIKVAGDDFDEALVRYMRKKHNLLIGERTAEEIKINIGAAYRRPEVLTMEVRGRNLVTGLPKTIVVTSDETLDALKEPAMQIVDAVHNVLERTPPELAADIFDRGIVLTGGGSLLSGLDALIEEKTGITTMIAEDPLTAVAIGTGKFIEFTHGGDNKREF; encoded by the coding sequence ATGATGTCCAATGATATTGGAATTGACTTAGGAACCGCCAGTATACTGGTGTATATTAAAGGCAAGGGCGTTGTTTTAAAAGAGCCCTCAGTGGTTGCCATTGACCGTGACACCAATAAAATAAAGGCCATTGGAGAAGAAGCCAGACTGATGATCGGTAGAACTCCTGGTAATATCGTTGCTGTCAGACCCCTCCGTCAGGGAGTCATTTCTGATTATACGGTAACTGAAAAGATGCTGAAGTATTTTATCAATAAAGCTGTAGGTAAAAAGACTTTAAGAAAGCCAAGAATCAGCGTCTGTATCCCAAGCGGTGCGACAGAAGTCGAAAAAAAGGCTGTTGAAGATGCAACCTATCAGGCAGGCGCAAGAGAAGTATCGATTATTGAAGAACCGGTAGCAGCAGCTATTGGCGCAGGAATCGACATTTCCAAAGCATGCGGAAACATGATTGTCGATATTGGCGGCGGTACTTCCGACATTGCAGTTATCTCTCTTGGCGGAACGGTGGTAAGCACCTCCATTAAGGTTGCTGGTGATGATTTCGATGAAGCTTTGGTACGCTATATGCGTAAGAAACATAACCTTTTAATCGGTGAGAGAACTGCCGAGGAAATAAAGATTAACATCGGTGCTGCATACCGCAGACCAGAAGTATTGACCATGGAAGTAAGAGGACGTAACCTGGTTACCGGCCTTCCAAAGACCATTGTGGTTACCTCTGATGAGACTCTTGATGCATTAAAGGAGCCGGCAATGCAGATCGTTGATGCGGTTCATAATGTACTGGAGCGCACACCACCGGAGCTTGCAGCAGATATTTTTGACCGCGGAATCGTCCTTACAGGCGGCGGCTCTCTCTTAAGCGGCCTTGATGCTCTCATTGAAGAGAAGACAGGCATCACTACCATGATCGCAGAAGACCCGCTCACAGCAGTAGCCATTGGAACCGGTAAATTTATCGAATTTACCCACGGCGGAGATAATAAAAGAGAATTTTAA
- a CDS encoding MerR family transcriptional regulator, which yields MSQIDGFYTSGQFAKKANVTIRTIRYYDKQGLLKPAGVSEGGYRLYTDSDFAKLQKILSLKYLGFSLDEIRSITINDDDNDYVDESLRLQLNLVRKRIEHLKLVEQTLSETSRLVTDNQAVDWNKILHLIHITNMEKTLVEQYKDAANINIRIGLHKKYAKSPISWFQWLFGLMEPLAGKNILELGCGNGELWLTNRDRIPEGAAICLSDVSKGMIRDVEENFKHVSGNFSFEVFDCRQIPKPSETFDLVAANHVLFYLSNLDGAFRQVQRVLKPGGTFCCSTYGAGHMKEISQLVKEFDSRITLSEVNLYDVFGLENGEEQLVPYFHSVEKREFNDHLEVRDAGALMEYILSCHGNQQEYLSDRFGEFREFLERKMEKKGYIHITKQAGAFLCVK from the coding sequence ATGAGTCAAATAGATGGATTTTATACCTCCGGCCAGTTCGCCAAAAAAGCAAATGTAACCATACGTACCATCCGCTATTATGACAAGCAGGGGCTTTTAAAGCCGGCAGGAGTCAGTGAGGGCGGATACCGCCTTTATACGGATTCTGATTTTGCCAAGCTGCAGAAAATTCTATCCTTAAAATACCTTGGCTTTTCCCTGGACGAGATTCGCTCCATTACCATCAATGATGATGACAACGATTATGTGGACGAGTCCTTACGACTTCAGCTTAATCTGGTGCGCAAGCGGATCGAGCATTTAAAGCTTGTGGAGCAGACACTTTCGGAGACCTCCAGGCTGGTGACGGATAACCAGGCAGTGGACTGGAACAAGATTCTTCACCTGATACATATTACGAATATGGAAAAAACACTGGTGGAACAATATAAAGATGCCGCTAATATTAATATACGGATCGGACTTCACAAAAAATATGCCAAAAGCCCAATCAGCTGGTTCCAGTGGCTGTTCGGGCTGATGGAACCCCTTGCCGGAAAAAACATTCTTGAGCTGGGCTGCGGAAATGGAGAACTGTGGCTCACTAACCGGGACCGGATTCCAGAAGGTGCAGCCATCTGTCTTTCTGATGTGTCAAAAGGAATGATTCGGGACGTGGAAGAAAACTTTAAGCACGTATCCGGTAATTTCTCCTTTGAAGTATTTGACTGCAGACAGATTCCAAAGCCATCAGAAACCTTTGATCTGGTGGCAGCAAACCATGTGCTGTTCTATCTTTCCAATTTAGATGGTGCATTCCGTCAGGTGCAGCGGGTATTAAAGCCGGGCGGAACCTTCTGCTGCAGTACCTACGGAGCCGGTCACATGAAAGAAATCAGCCAGCTGGTAAAGGAATTCGATTCCAGAATCACACTTTCCGAAGTAAACCTCTATGATGTGTTCGGACTTGAAAATGGAGAAGAGCAGCTGGTACCCTATTTTCATTCGGTTGAAAAAAGGGAATTCAATGATCATCTTGAGGTCAGGGATGCCGGAGCCTTGATGGAATACATTCTCTCCTGTCATGGAAACCAGCAGGAGTATCTAAGCGACCGATTTGGTGAGTTCCGGGAGTTTCTGGAGCGAAAGATGGAAAAAAAGGGGTATATTCACATCACAAAACAGGCCGGTGCCTTCCTTTGCGTCAAATAA